The following coding sequences lie in one Mucilaginibacter sp. KACC 22773 genomic window:
- a CDS encoding tetratricopeptide repeat protein, producing MTTNFAFAQSEALKVVVNNLAFYKQNKDLKYLRAAKKSADSLVVTKSDSADLAKNTYRALINASILFIDSANTLGQPATLLVQTSDLTDKLSAKSKIYNYQPEMDYVKRCLANTYIRKGFEFVNNSDFANGRQSFENAKKYAPNFKQINDYIAYANNKMGNLVDAAKYYSNLLAVDSTRTEYIETASSIYKSLGDTAKALQILKKGRKLVPNDRFLLLDEANIYNNLKDYKSLEPLIAQLLDINSNNADIAFVAANCYDHLNKYDQAESLYLHTIELNGSAYDPALNLGLLYLKESALAKQEGESDRNIGMAIQWLEKANEISPGNVKGLQALQIVYAKTNNKDQLDKINNKLKQLTN from the coding sequence ATGACTACAAATTTTGCCTTTGCTCAGTCCGAAGCGCTGAAAGTTGTAGTTAATAATCTGGCTTTTTACAAGCAAAACAAAGACCTGAAATACCTGCGGGCGGCCAAAAAATCGGCCGACAGCCTGGTGGTTACCAAATCAGATTCAGCAGATTTAGCCAAAAACACCTACCGGGCATTGATTAACGCAAGTATTTTATTTATCGATTCTGCAAATACACTTGGGCAGCCTGCCACGTTATTGGTACAGACATCAGATCTTACAGACAAGCTTTCGGCCAAAAGCAAGATATACAACTATCAGCCCGAAATGGATTATGTAAAGCGGTGCCTGGCTAATACATATATCAGGAAAGGTTTTGAATTTGTAAATAATTCTGACTTCGCTAATGGGCGGCAATCATTTGAAAATGCCAAAAAATATGCGCCCAATTTTAAGCAAATCAATGATTACATCGCATATGCAAATAACAAGATGGGGAATTTGGTAGATGCTGCTAAGTATTACAGTAATTTATTAGCGGTAGATAGCACCCGTACCGAGTATATTGAAACGGCATCAAGTATTTATAAATCATTGGGCGATACAGCAAAAGCGCTTCAAATACTCAAAAAAGGGCGAAAACTTGTACCTAATGACAGGTTTTTATTGCTGGATGAAGCCAATATCTACAACAATTTAAAGGATTATAAATCATTAGAGCCATTAATTGCGCAACTACTTGATATTAATTCAAATAACGCCGATATTGCATTTGTAGCCGCTAACTGCTACGATCATCTGAACAAATACGACCAGGCTGAATCGCTTTATTTACATACTATTGAGTTAAATGGTTCGGCTTATGACCCGGCACTTAACCTGGGGTTATTGTACTTAAAGGAAAGCGCTTTGGCAAAGCAGGAGGGGGAGAGTGACAGGAATATTGGTATGGCTATTCAATGGCTCGAAAAAGCCAACGAAATATCGCCGGGCAATGTGAAAGGTTTACAGGCTTTGCAAATTGTATATGCTAAAACCAATAACAAAGATCAACTTGACAAAATAAACAATAAATTAAAACAGCTAACTAACTAA
- a CDS encoding glycoside hydrolase family 15 protein, translating to MARHTYDTGIIGNCAFLAHIHKNTNIEWLCWPRFDSTFIFGGLLDKKKGGEFSILPEGEFTSHQYYLENTNVLITEISPASGGMYRVTDFAPRFYQHQRYYKPLMLFRKIEAIEGSPRVKVKCEPVSEYGAVKLRVNRGSNHIQYLGGEENIRLTTNIPISYVFDGQPFVLNEIKYLALTYGEPLEAPLTTTAERFLSETIQYWRTWIKHSSIATYFQPYVIRSGLALKIHQFEDTGAIIAASTTSLPESPGSGRNWDYRYCWLRDTYYVITALNHIGHFEEMERYFSYVTDISFSTNERYQPLYSITGKKDLVEIVLTDLEGYLGNQPVRVGNQASEHIQNDIYGQVMISMLPLYTDHRFVFSERKDSVRWIEFLLNKIEFTIDEKDAGIWEFRNMANIHCYSNLFQWAGASAAEKMARTIDNKELIDKAIALKERAAAHIESCYDPIRKVYTNSAGSSNLDASTLQLIMMNYLDPTSQRAKDHLIALENELKATNGLFYRYLYKDDFGKPKTTFLICAFWYVEALASVGRIDDAQREFGNLLKYSNHLLLFSEDVDENDGSQWGNFPQAYSHVGLMNAAYRIAIKLDRPIFL from the coding sequence ATGGCACGACATACTTACGATACCGGGATAATTGGAAACTGCGCTTTTTTGGCGCACATACACAAAAACACCAATATAGAATGGCTTTGCTGGCCGCGATTTGACAGTACTTTTATTTTTGGTGGTTTACTGGACAAGAAAAAAGGCGGCGAGTTTTCCATTTTACCTGAAGGAGAATTTACGTCCCATCAGTATTACCTCGAGAATACCAATGTGCTAATAACCGAAATCAGTCCGGCTTCAGGCGGCATGTATCGGGTAACCGATTTTGCTCCCCGTTTTTACCAGCACCAGCGCTATTATAAACCTTTGATGCTATTCAGGAAAATTGAAGCTATTGAAGGATCGCCGAGGGTTAAAGTAAAATGTGAGCCGGTGTCTGAATACGGCGCTGTGAAACTTAGGGTAAACCGCGGTAGTAATCACATTCAATACCTGGGCGGCGAAGAAAACATCCGGCTAACCACCAATATTCCCATCAGCTATGTTTTTGACGGGCAGCCCTTTGTGCTTAACGAAATCAAATACCTGGCCCTCACCTATGGCGAACCATTGGAAGCGCCACTGACTACGACTGCCGAGCGTTTTTTATCCGAAACTATCCAATACTGGCGCACGTGGATCAAACACTCCTCTATCGCCACTTATTTTCAACCATATGTAATCCGGTCCGGGCTGGCTTTGAAAATACACCAGTTTGAGGACACAGGAGCCATTATTGCAGCCAGCACTACCAGTTTACCGGAATCGCCGGGAAGTGGCCGTAATTGGGATTATAGGTACTGCTGGCTGCGCGATACCTACTATGTGATAACCGCACTTAACCACATTGGCCATTTTGAAGAAATGGAGCGATATTTTAGTTACGTCACCGACATATCTTTTTCAACAAATGAGCGCTACCAGCCACTGTATAGCATTACCGGTAAAAAAGATCTGGTAGAAATTGTTTTAACCGATTTGGAAGGCTACCTGGGCAACCAGCCGGTACGCGTTGGCAACCAGGCATCAGAACATATACAGAACGACATTTACGGGCAGGTAATGATTTCTATGTTACCGCTTTATACCGATCATCGCTTTGTTTTCTCCGAAAGGAAAGACTCGGTACGATGGATTGAGTTTTTGCTGAATAAGATTGAATTTACAATTGACGAGAAAGATGCCGGCATCTGGGAGTTCCGTAACATGGCCAACATTCACTGTTACAGTAATTTGTTTCAATGGGCAGGAGCATCAGCTGCCGAAAAAATGGCACGTACGATAGATAATAAAGAACTGATTGATAAGGCTATAGCTTTAAAAGAACGCGCGGCCGCGCATATTGAAAGCTGTTATGATCCCATTAGGAAAGTATACACCAACTCGGCAGGCAGTTCAAACCTGGATGCCAGTACCTTGCAGCTTATTATGATGAATTACCTCGATCCAACATCGCAGCGTGCAAAGGATCATTTAATTGCACTTGAAAATGAGCTAAAGGCAACTAATGGATTATTTTACAGGTACTTATACAAGGATGATTTTGGCAAACCTAAAACCACTTTCCTTATCTGCGCATTCTGGTACGTTGAAGCGCTGGCCAGTGTTGGCCGCATTGATGATGCCCAGCGCGAGTTTGGCAACCTGCTCAAATACTCTAATCATCTGTTGCTTTTCAGCGAGGATGTGGATGAAAATGACGGCAGCCAATGGGGAAACTTTCCGCAGGCATACAGCCATGTGGGATTAATGAACGCGGCTTACAGGATAGCTATTAAGTTGGATAGGCCCATCTTCCTTTAA
- the gyrA gene encoding DNA gyrase subunit A — protein MADDNSSKEDRIISINIDEEMRSAYIDYSMSVIVSRALPDVRDGLKPVHRRVLFGMLDLGLNNNKPYKKSARIVGEVMGKYHPHGDKSVYDTMVRMAQEWSLRYLLVEGQGNYGSIDGDEPAAMRYTEARLQKLAEEMLADINKDTIDFQLNFDDSLQEPTVLPAKFPNLLVNGASGIAVGMATNMAPHNLSEVIDATMALIDNRQIEVTELMKYVKGPDFPTGGIIYGFEGPREALETGRGRIVIRSRAEIETHGNDRERIIVTEVPYQVNKALMIERTAELVNDKKLEGISAIRDESSREGIRIVYEIKREANAAIVLNNLFKYTALQTSFSVNNIALVNGRPMMLNLKDLIHHFVEHRHEVVIRRTKFELAEAEKRAHILEGLLIALDHLDEVIRLIRASQTPDEAREGLMAQFGLSDIQARAILDMTLRRLTGLERDKIKDEYAALMKLIEHLKSILADEGLRMQIIKDELLEIKDKYGDERRTEMVHSSAEMQTEDFIEDEDVVITISREGYIKRTPLTEYRRQGRGGKGSIGSNSRDADFIEHLLVASNHNYMLFFTESGQCYWLRVFEIPEGTRTSKGRAIQNIINIPKEENIKAYIKLISLKDKEYLENNFIIMCTKKGTIKKTSLEAYSRPRANGINAININEGDSLLEATLTTGSSEIVMALKSGRAIRFNESTVRPMGRTATGVRGITLDDETDEVVGMISINDSETTVLVVSEKGYGKRTDIDDYRVTNRGGKGVKTLNITEKTGNLVAIKGVTDKEDLMIINKSGIIIRIAVSELRTMGRATQGVRLITLKGNDEIASVAKIEHDEDEEKEIDENAEAGAADENEATENSEESKTDEPPTE, from the coding sequence ATGGCTGACGATAATTCAAGCAAAGAAGACAGAATAATTTCGATAAATATTGATGAGGAAATGCGATCTGCGTACATTGATTATTCAATGTCGGTGATTGTTTCCAGGGCGCTGCCCGATGTTCGCGACGGACTGAAACCCGTACACAGGCGTGTGTTATTTGGCATGCTTGATTTGGGCTTAAATAATAACAAGCCCTACAAAAAATCGGCCCGTATAGTGGGCGAGGTGATGGGTAAATATCACCCACATGGTGATAAATCTGTTTACGATACCATGGTACGTATGGCCCAGGAGTGGAGCCTGCGTTACTTACTGGTAGAAGGACAAGGTAACTACGGCTCGATAGATGGCGACGAACCTGCAGCAATGCGTTATACCGAGGCCCGCTTACAAAAGCTTGCTGAAGAGATGCTGGCCGACATTAACAAGGATACCATAGATTTTCAATTAAACTTCGACGACTCGTTACAGGAACCAACCGTTTTACCTGCTAAATTCCCTAACCTTTTGGTTAACGGAGCTTCGGGTATAGCGGTGGGTATGGCCACCAATATGGCACCCCATAATTTATCGGAGGTTATTGATGCCACCATGGCATTAATTGATAACCGCCAGATAGAGGTTACCGAGCTAATGAAATACGTAAAAGGCCCCGATTTCCCTACAGGCGGTATCATTTATGGTTTTGAAGGTCCGCGTGAGGCATTAGAGACAGGCCGGGGCAGGATTGTTATCCGCTCGCGTGCCGAGATTGAGACCCACGGAAACGACAGGGAACGCATTATTGTTACCGAAGTACCTTACCAGGTAAACAAAGCGTTGATGATTGAGCGCACCGCCGAACTGGTGAACGATAAAAAACTGGAAGGCATTTCTGCCATCCGCGATGAATCGAGCAGGGAGGGTATCCGCATAGTTTATGAGATAAAACGCGAAGCTAATGCAGCTATCGTACTAAATAACCTATTCAAATACACCGCGTTACAAACATCATTTAGTGTAAACAACATCGCACTGGTTAATGGCCGCCCGATGATGCTGAACCTGAAGGACCTGATTCACCACTTTGTGGAGCACAGGCACGAGGTTGTTATCCGCCGTACCAAATTTGAACTTGCAGAAGCCGAAAAACGCGCCCATATTTTAGAGGGTTTATTGATCGCCTTAGATCATTTAGATGAAGTTATCCGACTGATCCGTGCATCGCAAACGCCTGATGAAGCAAGAGAAGGCTTAATGGCCCAGTTTGGATTAAGTGATATCCAGGCGCGTGCCATATTGGATATGACGCTTCGCCGGTTAACGGGACTTGAGCGTGATAAGATCAAAGATGAATATGCAGCCTTAATGAAACTGATTGAGCACTTGAAATCTATCCTGGCCGATGAAGGTTTAAGGATGCAGATCATTAAAGATGAACTCTTAGAGATCAAAGATAAATATGGCGATGAGCGCCGTACCGAAATGGTGCACTCATCTGCCGAGATGCAGACTGAAGACTTTATTGAGGATGAAGATGTGGTTATTACCATATCGCGCGAAGGTTACATTAAACGTACGCCTTTAACCGAGTATCGCCGCCAGGGCAGGGGTGGTAAAGGTTCTATCGGCAGTAACAGCCGCGATGCTGATTTTATCGAGCATCTGCTTGTTGCATCCAATCACAACTACATGCTGTTCTTTACCGAATCGGGTCAGTGTTACTGGTTACGTGTATTTGAAATCCCCGAAGGAACGCGTACTTCAAAAGGACGTGCTATACAAAATATCATCAATATCCCTAAGGAGGAAAACATTAAAGCATACATCAAGCTGATTAGCCTTAAGGATAAAGAATACCTGGAGAACAACTTTATTATCATGTGTACCAAAAAAGGTACCATTAAGAAAACTTCTTTAGAAGCATACTCACGTCCGCGTGCTAATGGTATCAACGCTATTAACATTAACGAAGGCGACTCACTATTAGAAGCAACCTTGACAACCGGCAGCAGCGAAATTGTTATGGCGCTTAAATCGGGTAGGGCTATCCGCTTCAACGAGTCGACAGTTAGACCAATGGGTCGTACCGCAACAGGTGTTCGTGGTATTACTTTGGATGACGAAACAGATGAGGTTGTTGGTATGATCAGTATCAACGACAGTGAAACAACTGTGTTGGTAGTGTCAGAAAAGGGTTACGGTAAACGGACCGATATTGACGACTACAGGGTAACTAACCGCGGTGGTAAGGGTGTAAAAACTTTAAATATTACCGAAAAAACCGGAAACCTTGTTGCCATAAAAGGTGTTACAGATAAAGAAGATTTGATGATCATCAACAAATCGGGAATTATTATCCGTATAGCCGTAAGTGAACTGCGCACAATGGGCAGGGCTACACAAGGTGTACGTTTGATAACCCTGAAAGGTAACGACGAGATTGCTTCGGTTGCTAAAATTGAGCACGACGAGGATGAAGAGAAAGAAATTGATGAAAATGCAGAAGCAGGTGCAGCCGATGAAAACGAGGCAACCGAAAACAGCGAAGAATCAAAAACTGACGAACCACCAACTGAATAA
- the hemF gene encoding oxygen-dependent coproporphyrinogen oxidase — MISKEQIAADYQQIQDEICAALELTDGLATFEEEKWEREGGGGGRTCVIQNGNIFEKGGVNFSAVHGQLPDSMKRALQVESDDFFATGVSIVIHPNHPMVPIIHMNIRYFEMPSSMNGNNQPIRWFGGGIDLTPHYVIDDDAKFFHTSLKAVCDNYYHDFYHRFKLWADDYFYIKHRNETRGIGGVFYDRLTANDELSWENIFDFSKALGRSFIPTYTELVNRNRSKSFTEQEQLWQYQRRSRYAEFNLVYDAGTKFGLETNGRIESILMSLPPTAKWVYNYQATPGSEEEKTLSLLKKGINWA, encoded by the coding sequence ATGATTAGCAAAGAACAAATAGCTGCAGACTACCAACAGATACAGGACGAGATATGTGCGGCGCTTGAACTTACAGATGGCCTTGCCACGTTTGAAGAAGAAAAATGGGAGCGGGAAGGCGGCGGCGGCGGCCGTACGTGTGTTATCCAAAATGGCAATATTTTTGAAAAGGGGGGCGTAAACTTTTCGGCCGTGCATGGCCAGCTACCCGATAGCATGAAAAGAGCTTTACAGGTAGAATCTGATGATTTTTTTGCGACAGGTGTTTCCATCGTAATTCATCCAAATCATCCGATGGTGCCTATCATCCACATGAACATCCGTTACTTTGAAATGCCTTCATCTATGAATGGTAATAACCAACCTATCCGGTGGTTTGGTGGCGGCATCGATCTTACACCACATTATGTGATTGATGATGACGCTAAATTTTTTCATACCAGCTTAAAAGCTGTCTGCGATAATTACTATCATGATTTTTATCACCGGTTTAAACTTTGGGCCGATGATTATTTTTACATCAAACACCGAAACGAAACCAGGGGTATAGGTGGTGTTTTTTATGACAGGCTGACTGCCAATGACGAATTATCGTGGGAGAATATTTTCGATTTTTCGAAAGCGTTAGGTCGTTCTTTTATCCCAACTTATACCGAATTGGTAAACCGTAACCGTAGTAAATCTTTTACCGAACAAGAGCAGTTGTGGCAATACCAGCGCCGCAGCCGCTATGCCGAGTTTAACCTGGTTTATGACGCCGGCACCAAATTTGGCCTGGAAACCAATGGCCGTATCGAATCAATATTAATGAGCCTGCCGCCAACAGCCAAGTGGGTGTATAACTACCAGGCAACGCCGGGCAGCGAGGAAGAAAAAACACTATCTTTATTAAAAAAAGGAATTAACTGGGCTTAA
- a CDS encoding MFS transporter: MTDVTAAKATRNMIFLVLVASLGYFVDIYDLLVFSIVRISSLKDLGLNEQQITDKGQFIISVQMFGLLLGGIMWGIVGDKLGRIKVLFGSILLYSIANFANGLVHDVNTYAIVRFIAGIGLAGELGAGITLVSETLSKENRGYGTMMVAVIGLFGATAAYAVAKFGWRNAYFVGGGLGILLLLLRIGTFESGMFKNEKNSGAAKGNILILLTNWTRFKKYLFCILIGAPLWYVVGVLISFSDKFGIALGAKTLIKPGDGIFYSYIGIAVGDVVAGLLAQFTKSRKLTMATFLLLSLVSVHFYLSSKGITPEKFAVLSFFMGCTVGYWATFVTIASEQFGTNIRSTVTTTVPNFVRGLLIPIIMVFNLFKVHYGDITAGYIMMGLLTIISLLSLSQLKETFGKDLDYVEIS; encoded by the coding sequence ATGACTGATGTTACCGCCGCTAAGGCCACCAGGAACATGATATTCCTTGTACTTGTTGCTTCCCTGGGTTATTTTGTTGATATCTATGATCTGCTGGTTTTTTCGATAGTACGTATTTCAAGCCTTAAAGATCTGGGATTGAATGAACAGCAAATCACCGATAAAGGTCAATTTATTATCAGCGTGCAAATGTTTGGCTTGTTACTTGGTGGAATCATGTGGGGCATTGTAGGTGATAAACTCGGGCGAATAAAGGTACTTTTTGGTTCTATATTACTTTATTCAATCGCCAATTTTGCCAATGGCCTTGTTCATGATGTAAATACGTATGCTATTGTCCGTTTTATAGCGGGAATTGGCCTTGCCGGTGAATTAGGAGCAGGTATTACACTGGTAAGCGAAACTTTAAGTAAGGAAAACAGGGGATATGGCACCATGATGGTAGCTGTAATAGGTCTTTTTGGCGCAACTGCTGCTTACGCTGTAGCAAAGTTTGGATGGCGTAATGCTTATTTTGTTGGAGGCGGCCTGGGTATTTTACTTTTGCTATTGCGGATAGGCACCTTTGAATCGGGCATGTTTAAAAACGAAAAAAACAGCGGTGCAGCTAAAGGCAACATCCTGATTTTATTGACAAACTGGACGCGGTTTAAAAAGTATCTGTTTTGTATACTTATAGGCGCGCCGTTGTGGTATGTTGTAGGGGTGCTTATTAGTTTTTCGGATAAATTTGGCATTGCTTTAGGTGCTAAAACACTTATTAAACCCGGCGATGGTATTTTTTATAGCTATATAGGCATTGCAGTGGGCGATGTTGTAGCGGGCCTGCTTGCGCAGTTTACAAAATCAAGAAAACTTACCATGGCAACTTTTTTACTGCTGTCGTTAGTGAGTGTTCACTTTTACCTGAGCAGTAAGGGAATTACTCCAGAGAAATTTGCGGTGCTAAGCTTTTTTATGGGATGCACAGTAGGATATTGGGCCACTTTTGTTACGATAGCCTCAGAGCAATTCGGGACAAATATCCGCTCGACAGTTACTACTACCGTACCAAATTTCGTTCGGGGACTGCTAATTCCGATCATAATGGTGTTTAACCTTTTTAAAGTACATTACGGAGATATCACAGCTGGCTATATCATGATGGGGCTACTTACTATTATTTCGTTACTTTCGTTAAGTCAGCTAAAGGAAACTTTTGGTAAGGATTTGGATTATGTAGAGATAAGTTAG
- a CDS encoding peroxiredoxin → MSLRLGDKAPNFQAKTSAGEIDFYEYLGDSWGVLFSHPGDYTPVCTTELGKTAALKDEFAKRNVKVLALSVDSVESHTGWINDINETQGVEVNFPIIADEDRKISEAYDMIHPNASVNATVRSLFIIGPDKAVKLIITYPASTGRNFQEILRVIDSLQLTANYGVATPADWKDGEDVVVVPATKTEDIPAKFPKGFTLIKPYLRTTPQPNK, encoded by the coding sequence ATGAGTTTACGATTAGGCGATAAAGCCCCAAATTTTCAAGCAAAAACCTCGGCAGGAGAAATAGACTTTTACGAATACCTTGGCGATAGCTGGGGAGTATTATTCTCGCACCCAGGCGATTATACACCGGTTTGTACTACCGAACTTGGTAAAACAGCGGCATTAAAAGATGAATTTGCTAAACGCAATGTTAAAGTTTTAGCACTAAGTGTTGATTCGGTTGAATCACATACCGGGTGGATAAACGATATTAATGAGACGCAAGGAGTAGAGGTAAACTTCCCGATTATTGCCGATGAAGACCGTAAAATTTCTGAAGCTTACGATATGATCCACCCCAACGCGTCTGTAAACGCAACGGTGCGCTCGTTGTTTATTATCGGGCCCGATAAAGCCGTAAAGTTAATTATTACTTATCCTGCATCAACCGGGCGTAATTTCCAGGAAATTTTAAGGGTTATTGATTCGTTGCAGTTAACGGCCAATTACGGTGTTGCTACACCAGCCGATTGGAAAGACGGAGAAGACGTTGTTGTGGTACCTGCTACCAAGACAGAAGACATTCCGGCCAAATTTCCAAAGGGTTTTACACTCATAAAACCCTACTTACGCACTACTCCGCAACCAAATAAATAA
- a CDS encoding cold-shock protein: MKTGKVKWFNTQKGYGFIVTEDGKDLFVHFKDVQGGVNAIKDNDSVTYEVEEGRKGLQAVNVKKA, translated from the coding sequence ATGAAAACTGGAAAAGTAAAATGGTTTAACACACAAAAGGGTTACGGCTTTATTGTTACCGAAGATGGTAAAGATCTTTTTGTACACTTTAAGGATGTGCAAGGTGGCGTAAATGCCATTAAAGATAACGATAGCGTTACTTATGAGGTGGAAGAAGGCAGAAAAGGATTACAGGCAGTAAATGTTAAAAAAGCATAA
- a CDS encoding bifunctional alpha,alpha-trehalose-phosphate synthase (UDP-forming)/trehalose-phosphatase: MPKTIIVSNRLPVKISKTDSDYNLSSSEGGLATGLGSIYKQGDNVWIGWPGVEITEQEDKDTVTQQLKELSLVPVFLDQEEINQYYEGFSNEVLWPVFHYYASTYATYKQSNWDYYQAVNKKFRDVILTIAEPGDVIWIHDYQLLLLPALVRQEIPDVSIGFFLHIPFPSHEMFRLIPWRSELLEGMLGADLIGLHTFDDVRHFLGATTRILPVTSSANIIATGERSIVVESFPMGIDEQKYASLPLQDDVKHQVELIKNNFKDGKLILSVDRLDYSKGILQRLAAFELLLQLCPECIENIALYMIVVPSRDTVPQYAHLRDEIDKKVGNINSIYRTMDWSPIHYYYRSFPLETLAALYATADVCLVTPMRDGMNLVSKEYVASRVNNDGVLIMSEMAGASKELIDAIIVNPNNTGEVCRAILQAINMPLDEQKKRMIPMRQLVAKFNIRHWVKIFMDRLKEVKLMQRSLQTRHVSNTTEQSIINRYSKTKKRIIFLDYDGTLVGFRSDIEQASPDKELYHIIQKLTEDPANQVVLISGRKHENLDEWFQHTDMYLIAEHGSWFKQPGTTWHKIAGLSDQWKHDIYPLLETYVDRTPGSFIEEKTYSLVWHYRKAQAGLGELRAGELMNNLKYLASDKGLQLLAGDKVLEVKNMDINKGKAALTLTEGKDYDFVIAFGDDYTDEDIFKALPESAITIKVGSNLSAAKFYLRNPQEVRKLLTSFTKQYVGQNSGILQD, encoded by the coding sequence ATGCCAAAGACCATTATCGTATCTAACCGGCTGCCTGTAAAAATCTCTAAAACCGATAGCGACTATAATTTATCGTCAAGCGAGGGAGGCTTAGCTACCGGCTTAGGTTCAATTTACAAACAAGGTGATAACGTATGGATAGGCTGGCCCGGCGTTGAAATTACAGAACAAGAGGATAAAGATACCGTAACCCAACAGTTAAAAGAGTTAAGCCTGGTACCCGTTTTTCTTGACCAGGAAGAGATCAATCAATATTATGAGGGTTTCTCGAACGAGGTTTTATGGCCCGTTTTTCATTACTACGCATCTACCTATGCCACATACAAACAATCAAACTGGGATTATTATCAGGCAGTTAACAAAAAATTCAGAGATGTAATACTAACTATCGCCGAACCCGGCGATGTTATATGGATACATGACTACCAGTTGCTGTTACTGCCTGCCCTGGTGAGGCAGGAAATACCTGATGTTTCTATCGGATTTTTTCTTCATATTCCATTCCCGTCACATGAGATGTTTAGATTGATTCCCTGGCGATCGGAATTATTGGAAGGAATGCTTGGGGCCGATCTGATCGGCCTGCATACCTTTGATGATGTAAGACATTTTTTGGGTGCTACAACCCGTATTTTGCCCGTAACATCCTCGGCAAATATCATCGCGACCGGCGAAAGATCAATAGTAGTCGAATCGTTTCCCATGGGGATTGACGAGCAAAAATATGCATCGTTACCATTGCAGGACGATGTAAAACACCAGGTAGAACTGATCAAGAATAACTTTAAGGATGGTAAACTGATACTGTCTGTTGACAGGCTTGATTACAGCAAAGGCATATTACAACGGCTTGCGGCATTTGAATTATTGCTGCAATTGTGCCCCGAGTGCATTGAAAATATAGCCCTTTACATGATCGTAGTACCGTCGCGCGATACAGTGCCGCAGTATGCACACCTGCGCGATGAGATTGATAAAAAAGTGGGCAACATCAATTCCATTTACCGTACTATGGATTGGAGTCCTATTCACTATTATTACAGGTCGTTCCCCCTCGAAACGCTCGCAGCCTTATATGCCACTGCCGATGTTTGCCTGGTTACGCCAATGCGCGATGGGATGAATTTGGTAAGTAAAGAATATGTAGCCAGTCGCGTAAATAATGATGGAGTATTGATTATGAGCGAGATGGCTGGCGCATCTAAAGAATTAATAGATGCAATAATTGTAAACCCCAATAATACCGGCGAGGTATGCAGGGCCATATTACAGGCAATTAACATGCCACTTGATGAACAAAAAAAGCGCATGATTCCAATGCGCCAGTTAGTGGCTAAATTTAACATCAGGCATTGGGTTAAAATTTTTATGGACAGGCTTAAGGAGGTAAAACTCATGCAGCGTTCATTGCAAACCAGGCACGTGAGTAACACTACTGAGCAATCCATCATTAACCGCTACAGTAAAACCAAAAAGCGCATAATTTTTTTAGATTATGATGGGACACTGGTTGGATTCAGATCGGACATTGAGCAGGCCAGCCCCGATAAGGAGCTTTATCACATCATTCAAAAACTGACTGAAGATCCTGCCAACCAGGTAGTGCTCATCAGTGGCCGGAAACATGAAAACCTCGACGAGTGGTTTCAGCACACAGATATGTATCTGATAGCCGAGCACGGTTCCTGGTTTAAACAGCCGGGTACTACCTGGCATAAAATAGCCGGCCTATCTGACCAATGGAAGCACGATATATACCCATTATTGGAAACTTATGTAGATCGCACTCCCGGATCATTTATCGAAGAGAAAACATACTCATTGGTATGGCATTATCGCAAAGCCCAGGCAGGTCTGGGCGAGCTAAGGGCAGGGGAGTTGATGAATAACCTCAAGTACCTGGCCAGCGATAAAGGGTTACAGCTATTAGCAGGGGATAAGGTACTGGAAGTGAAGAATATGGATATCAACAAAGGCAAAGCAGCTTTAACCCTGACAGAGGGTAAAGATTATGATTTTGTGATAGCCTTTGGCGACGACTATACCGACGAGGATATTTTTAAAGCCCTGCCAGAAAGTGCCATTACCATTAAGGTGGGCAGTAATCTGTCGGCGGCTAAATTTTACCTGCGCAATCCGCAGGAGGTACGAAAACTGCTCACCAGTTTTACCAAACAATACGTAGGACAAAATTCAGGGATTTTGCAAGATTAA